A genomic window from Armatimonadota bacterium includes:
- a CDS encoding Lrp/AsnC family transcriptional regulator, translating into MRNQGGLDPLDIEIIRALQRDGRTPYSTLAGQLGVAEGTIRKRVARLLAEGYLRIVGVAAPFKVGMDVVAIIGLNVARQRLTGALRRLQALDAVRYIAMTTGTFDFIIEVVLPSTQDLLRFLVTDLARVPGLNRTETSLVLEISKQSYDWLPAGRRALGPARAAKGGFRR; encoded by the coding sequence ATGCGAAACCAGGGCGGGCTGGACCCGCTGGACATCGAGATCATCCGCGCCCTGCAGCGCGACGGCCGGACCCCCTACAGCACCCTGGCCGGGCAGCTCGGGGTGGCCGAAGGGACCATCCGCAAGCGCGTGGCGCGCCTTCTGGCCGAGGGCTACCTGCGCATCGTCGGCGTGGCCGCGCCCTTCAAGGTCGGGATGGACGTCGTGGCCATCATCGGGCTGAACGTGGCGCGCCAGCGCCTGACCGGGGCCCTGCGCCGACTCCAGGCCCTGGACGCCGTGCGCTACATCGCCATGACGACCGGCACCTTCGACTTCATCATCGAGGTGGTGCTGCCGAGCACGCAGGACCTCCTGCGCTTCCTGGTCACCGACCTGGCCCGCGTGCCCGGGCTGAACCGCACCGAGACCTCGCTCGTGCTGGAGATCTCTAAACAGAGTTACGACTGGCTGCCGGCGGGCCGGCGCGCGCTCGGCCCGGCCCGGGCGGCCAAGGGAGGGTTCAGGCGGTGA